One window of Botrimarina mediterranea genomic DNA carries:
- a CDS encoding LacI family DNA-binding transcriptional regulator, which translates to MAASIEDVAKKANVSISTVSRVLNRRNLVNVETRKRVEAAIAELGYRPNVFARGLMLRKSNVLGLVLPDLHGEFYSEIIRGANQKTRELGYHLLVSSVTADDDGQDVLAAVGTQGLVDGMIVMVTEMSSMIRKSLQNASIPLVVLDGDIQGAKHDTVAIDHHNGAETLVRRLVSSYPGKRIVFLGGHETNLDTIDRLNAYRKVLAEVGVRPAAEDVVHLDYRYSTAFEYATERVSEWAAAGATVFAANDEMAAGVVDAAIAATLSIPEDLRVVGFDDTRISQLTRPRLTTVHVPMAEMGAKAIELLCERLNEPERPSSRVILPTRVVVRESCGTLSGS; encoded by the coding sequence ATGGCTGCTTCGATCGAAGACGTTGCGAAGAAAGCCAATGTGTCGATCAGCACCGTCTCGCGCGTGTTGAACCGGCGGAACTTGGTGAACGTCGAGACGCGCAAGCGGGTCGAGGCGGCGATTGCGGAACTTGGGTATCGACCCAACGTCTTCGCCCGCGGCTTGATGCTGCGTAAGAGCAACGTGCTTGGCCTGGTGCTCCCCGACCTCCACGGCGAGTTCTACTCGGAGATCATCCGCGGCGCGAACCAGAAGACTCGGGAGCTGGGCTACCACCTGCTCGTCTCTTCCGTTACCGCCGACGACGACGGACAGGACGTGCTCGCGGCGGTGGGGACGCAGGGGCTCGTCGACGGCATGATCGTGATGGTCACCGAGATGAGCTCGATGATCCGCAAATCGCTGCAGAACGCCTCGATCCCGCTGGTGGTCCTCGACGGCGACATCCAGGGCGCCAAGCACGACACCGTCGCCATCGACCACCACAACGGCGCCGAGACGCTCGTCCGCCGGCTGGTGTCGTCCTACCCGGGCAAGCGCATCGTCTTCCTCGGCGGTCACGAGACCAACCTCGACACCATTGATCGGCTCAACGCTTACCGCAAGGTGCTCGCCGAGGTGGGCGTCCGCCCCGCCGCCGAGGACGTGGTCCACCTCGACTACCGCTACAGCACCGCGTTCGAGTACGCCACCGAAAGGGTCAGCGAATGGGCCGCCGCGGGGGCGACGGTTTTCGCCGCCAACGACGAGATGGCCGCCGGCGTCGTTGACGCCGCCATCGCCGCGACGCTGTCGATTCCCGAGGACCTGCGGGTGGTCGGTTTCGACGACACCCGCATCTCCCAGCTCACCAGGCCGCGGCTGACGACGGTCCACGTCCCCATGGCGGAGATGGGCGCCAAGGCGATCGAACTCCTCTGCGAGCGGCTCAACGAGCCTGAGCGGCCTTCTAGCCGGGTGATCCTGCCGACACGGGTGGTTGTCCGCGAGTCGTGCGGGACGCTCTCCGGCAGCTGA
- the bglX gene encoding beta-glucosidase BglX produces MANAEDATTFNPAVINPEVERTLGAEDPLAEPVGLPAVEIDLTDGTIDEIAQRVLDAMSLREKIGQMCQVSSFGTDLPKEVADDLRGGRIGSLFYTGTPEQTREAKRVAMEESRLGLPLLTPRDVIHGFETVFPIPLGQAASWNPELIEAASAIAADEARAQGVNWTFAPMLDISRDARWGRIAESVGEDPLLASAISKAMVRGFQQPVENADGTVAYEGIAACAKHFAAYGLTEGGRDYNRAEVSISELHNAILPPFRAATEAACATFMTGFSAVNGVPVTGHRELITDLLKGRWDFEGLVVSDWTSVIEMIEHGYAADRREAARLAVSAGLDMEMASTTFRENLVDLVESGEIEESQIDDAVLRIIRVKLQFAMPRDDDPLADQTIESRREVAKRLAQQSCVLLKNDGVALPLKTDKLKRVAVIGPLADAARDQLGCWMLDGKPEDAVTLLSAMKETLGDGIEVVHAAGSESSIDDSTKGFDGALDAAEGADVAIVCVGEGWMLSGEARSRADLHLPGSQRALVQAIAETGTPVVLVVMAGRPLTIGAEAELADAVLYAWHPGTMGGPAIAELLVGDESPSGKLPATFPKQVGQCPLYYNHPNTGRPALPETKALIGSGRADFPEDQKYRSHYIDVDPFPLYPFGFGLSYTSFRYDSPELTTDSIKPGQTIGVRVRLTNTGDVAADEVAQLYVQDVAASLVRPVRELKGFRRVRLEPGESQVLEFALSTDDLAYYDNRGEVVLEPGEFRLGVGGDSTVSLSETFTLRGSEVTDEAKRSRLRGAKANVVAPVASN; encoded by the coding sequence GTGGCTAACGCCGAGGACGCAACGACCTTCAATCCGGCGGTGATCAACCCCGAGGTTGAGCGGACTCTCGGCGCGGAGGACCCGCTCGCCGAACCCGTCGGCCTGCCGGCGGTGGAAATCGATCTGACGGACGGCACAATCGACGAGATCGCTCAGCGAGTGCTCGATGCGATGAGCCTGCGCGAGAAGATCGGGCAGATGTGTCAGGTGTCGTCGTTCGGAACCGACCTGCCGAAAGAAGTCGCCGACGACCTCCGCGGCGGACGGATCGGCTCGCTTTTCTACACGGGGACGCCCGAGCAGACGCGCGAGGCGAAACGCGTCGCGATGGAGGAGTCACGGCTCGGCCTGCCGCTGCTGACGCCCCGCGATGTGATCCACGGGTTTGAGACGGTCTTCCCGATCCCGCTGGGGCAGGCCGCGAGTTGGAATCCCGAACTGATCGAAGCCGCCTCGGCGATCGCCGCCGATGAGGCGCGAGCGCAGGGCGTGAACTGGACGTTCGCGCCGATGCTCGACATCAGCCGCGACGCCCGCTGGGGGCGGATCGCCGAGTCGGTGGGCGAAGACCCGTTGCTCGCGTCGGCGATTTCCAAAGCGATGGTGCGGGGCTTCCAGCAGCCCGTCGAGAACGCCGACGGCACGGTCGCTTACGAAGGCATCGCCGCTTGCGCCAAGCACTTCGCCGCCTACGGCTTGACGGAGGGCGGCCGCGACTACAACCGCGCCGAGGTCTCGATCAGCGAGCTGCACAACGCGATCCTGCCGCCGTTCCGCGCAGCGACCGAGGCGGCCTGCGCGACCTTCATGACGGGCTTCAGCGCCGTCAATGGCGTTCCCGTTACCGGGCATCGTGAGCTGATCACCGACCTGCTCAAGGGACGCTGGGACTTTGAGGGGCTTGTCGTCAGCGACTGGACGTCCGTCATCGAGATGATCGAGCACGGCTATGCCGCGGACCGCCGCGAGGCGGCGCGGCTGGCGGTCTCCGCGGGGCTCGACATGGAGATGGCGAGCACGACGTTCCGCGAAAACCTGGTGGACCTTGTCGAGTCAGGCGAGATCGAAGAGTCGCAGATCGACGACGCCGTGCTCCGGATCATACGAGTGAAGCTCCAATTTGCGATGCCGCGTGATGACGACCCGCTGGCGGACCAGACGATTGAGTCGCGCCGTGAAGTCGCGAAGCGGCTGGCTCAACAGAGCTGCGTGCTGCTCAAGAACGACGGCGTCGCCCTGCCGCTGAAGACCGATAAGCTGAAGCGAGTGGCGGTGATCGGGCCGTTGGCGGACGCGGCCCGCGATCAGTTGGGCTGCTGGATGCTCGATGGCAAGCCCGAAGACGCAGTCACGTTGCTATCGGCGATGAAGGAGACGCTCGGCGATGGCATTGAAGTGGTCCATGCCGCCGGGTCCGAGTCGAGCATCGACGATTCGACCAAGGGTTTTGACGGGGCGCTGGATGCGGCCGAGGGCGCCGACGTGGCGATCGTTTGCGTCGGAGAAGGCTGGATGCTCAGCGGCGAGGCGCGGAGCCGGGCCGACTTGCATCTGCCGGGCTCGCAGCGTGCGCTCGTGCAAGCGATTGCCGAGACGGGAACGCCTGTCGTGCTGGTCGTCATGGCGGGCCGTCCGCTGACGATTGGCGCCGAGGCCGAGCTCGCCGACGCGGTGCTCTACGCCTGGCACCCCGGCACGATGGGCGGACCGGCGATCGCCGAGCTGCTCGTCGGCGACGAGTCGCCGAGCGGCAAACTGCCGGCGACCTTCCCGAAGCAGGTCGGCCAGTGCCCGCTCTACTACAACCACCCCAACACGGGCCGCCCTGCCCTGCCGGAGACGAAGGCCTTGATCGGTTCGGGTCGCGCCGATTTCCCTGAGGATCAGAAGTACCGCTCGCATTACATCGATGTCGATCCGTTCCCGCTCTATCCGTTCGGGTTTGGCTTGTCGTACACGAGTTTCCGCTACGACTCGCCGGAGTTGACGACGGATTCAATCAAGCCGGGTCAGACGATCGGCGTCCGTGTCCGGCTCACCAACACGGGCGATGTCGCCGCCGACGAGGTCGCGCAGCTCTATGTGCAGGACGTGGCGGCGAGCTTGGTGAGGCCGGTGCGCGAGCTGAAGGGCTTCCGCCGGGTGCGGCTGGAGCCGGGCGAGTCGCAGGTGCTAGAGTTCGCACTCTCGACGGACGACCTGGCCTACTACGACAACCGCGGCGAGGTCGTGCTCGAGCCCGGCGAGTTCCGCCTTGGCGTGGGGGGGGATTCGACGGTCTCCCTGTCGGAGACCTTCACGCTCCGCGGCTCGGAGGTCACGGACGAGGCGAAACGGTCGCGGCTCCGCGGCGCCAAAGCTAACGTTGTCGCCCCGGTGGCGTCGAATTAA